One Mercurialis annua linkage group LG3, ddMerAnnu1.2, whole genome shotgun sequence DNA window includes the following coding sequences:
- the LOC126672692 gene encoding uncharacterized protein LOC126672692 — MGLNEQASASAGDKSDRISSNNTPADFKGFITQKHKIKHIKKDENISLTVLNHDGISVSSLSDEIIRRRNLLNSAAAAVERKAKRFAFFQMSYNFNFVSWNCRGGLSFARKCRFIRSLVSNQNLSLLGLIGTKRDSFNDFSIRMLWPNLDFDFCFVPSIGASGGLLCIWNPKLICPSRIFTANRWISMDFSWSNINIRFILLYASNNLRERASLWNDILPEVGTNSLCITSGDFNDILHPSERHNCSGFTSSMVEFSEFISSPNLVEVNLQGRFFTWHNSIARSKIDRCFVSPTFFTLWPHITLKALPISFSDLVPLLFNSDSVLDWEAQADIGALDEGEGNRLSGLYSEFNQLSKNLEFLWHQKSKLNWNLHGDRNSKYFHTVASIHSKSNLISDIHIDGVCFHNPVDIKRQVHLYYKDLFRKNSDVRFSLDSLPIRSLSDQ; from the exons ATGGGGCTGAATGAACAAGCAAGTGCTTCGGCGGGGGACAAATCTGATAGAATATCCTCAAATAACACTCCAGCAGATTTCAAAGGATTCATTACTCAAAAACATAAGATTAAACATATTAAGAAGGATGAGAATATTAGCTTGACAGTTTTAAACCACGATGGGATTTCAGTTTCTTCTCTCTCTGATGAGATTATTAGGCGTAGAAATTTACTGAATTCAGCAGCTGCGGCTGTTGAAAGAAAAGCAAAAC GTTTTGCTTTTTTTCAAATGTCTTACAACTTTAACTTTGTCTCATGGAATTGTCGAGGCGGGCTTTCTTTTGCTCGAAAGTGTAGATTTATTCGATCATTAGTTTCTAATCAAAACCTTTCTCTTTTGGGTTTAATCGGAACTAAAAGGGAttcttttaatgattttagTATTCGGATGTTATGGCCGAATTtggattttgatttttgttttgttccctCAATTGGTGCATCGGGTGGTTTGCTTTGTATTTGGAACCCGAAATTGATTTGTCCTTCTCGCATTTTTACTGCTAATAGATGGATTAGCATGGATTTCTCTTGGTCTAATATTAATATTCGATTTATTCTGCTTTATGCAAGTAACAATCTTAGGGAGCGGGCCTCTTTATGGAATGATATTCTTCCGGAGGTAGGGACGAATTCACTTTGTATTACGTCCGGAGACTTTAATGATATCTTGCACCCATCGGAAAGGCATAATTGCAGCGGCTTTACTTCATCTATGGTTGAATTTTCGGAATTCATCTCTTCTCCCAATCTCGTGGAGGTTAATTTGCAAGGAAGATTTTTTACTTGGCATAATAGCATTGCTAGATCTAAGATAGATAGATGCTTCGTGTCCCCTACATTCTTCACTTTATGGCCGCATATTACTCTGAAAGCTCTCCCGATATCATTTTCTGATCTTGTTCCATTACTCTTCAACTCTGATTCGGTGTTGGATTGGG AAGCTCAAGCTGATATTGGTGCTCTTGATGAAGGGGAAGGCAACCGGCTTTCTGGTTTGTATTCTGAATTTAACCAACTATCGAAGAATCTTGAGTTCCTTTGGCATCAGAAATCAAAACTTAACTGGAATTTACATGGTGACAGAAACTCCAAATACTTCCATACGGTTGCTTCGATTCACTCTAAGAGTAACCTTATTTCAGATATTCATATTGATGGGGTTTGCTTTCATAATCCTGTGGACATTAAGCGTCAGGTTCACCTTTATTACAaggatttatttcggaaaaaTTCAGATGTTAGATTCTCCCTAGACTCTCTTCCCATTCGGTCCTTGTCTGATCAATAG